The following proteins are co-located in the Carassius auratus strain Wakin chromosome 7, ASM336829v1, whole genome shotgun sequence genome:
- the LOC113105269 gene encoding uncharacterized protein LOC113105269: MVHIIISALVICGTGLLTAVKASQIDNLSAQPGENVTIWCQHNSNVGKNIHWFKQTKSSVPNAIVYTLKSYQLKELHSTYLNGFQQDHLLMSLNSKNTSLRILNVDFSDSGLYFCGWSSLIMTFGDGTQLDIKERSDTPQQNKTENTNKDPNKSTISTKDCSENIFYKLTFIFGSIIGILTIILLTTLIIKIQDRSTHAADADGHETQHHEEPYSSVYAALQFSKHKSRRAARNPEDTDVVYSATR; the protein is encoded by the exons ATGGTTCATATAATAATTTCAGCACTGGTGATCTGTGGCACGG GCTTGCTTACAGCTGTTAAAGCGTCTCAGATAGACAATCTATCAGCTCAACCAGGAGAGAATGTCACTATTTGGTGTCAACACAACTCAAACGTTGGAAAGAATATACACTGGTTCAAGCAAACAAAGAGTTCTGTACCTAATGCCATTGTATACACATTGAAAAGCTACCAGCTTAAAGAACTACATAGTACTTATTTAAATGGTTTTCAACAAGATCATCTGCTGATGTCTCTGAACTCCAAAAACACCTCCCTACGAATTTTAAATGTGGACTTTTCTGATTCTGGTCTGTACTTCTGTGGCTGGAGCTCTTTGATTATGACATTTGGTGATGGAACACAGCTAGACATTAAAG AGAGGAGTGATACACCAcagcaaaataaaacagaaaatacaaataaag aTCCGAACAAGAGCACGATTTCTACAAAAGACTGTTCTGAAAATATCTTTTATAAGCTGACCTTTATTTTTGGTAGCATTATTGGTATTCTTACCATCATTCTGCTCACCACGCTCATCATTAAGATACAGGACAGAAGCACACA TGCCGCTGATGCTGATGGCCATGAAACACAACATCATGAG GAGCCTTATTCATCAGTGTATGCTGCTCTACAGTTCTCAAAACACAAATCCAGAAGAGCAGCCAGAAATCCAGAGGATACAGATGTTGTGTATTCTGCCACTAGATAG